A stretch of Henckelia pumila isolate YLH828 chromosome 4, ASM3356847v2, whole genome shotgun sequence DNA encodes these proteins:
- the LOC140861204 gene encoding uncharacterized protein, whose amino-acid sequence MEKLVFINYVYSMVLCLLFLYIGTAPATYTNNETDFSALLAFKNRIDDDPLGSIRSWNETEHFCDWEGILCSTRHRGRVVSINLMSRALVGSLSPHLGNLSFLREFVLQNNSFYGEIPEEFGRLRRLELVEFSNNSFSGEIPRNLSKCNDFVGNVPVSLSNASFLERLYLSSSKLTGKVLIDFKRLSALQVLLLYQTSLEGDISFISSLTNCTNLEVIDVGGSLFSGSLPDSIDNLSSKLSLFNIGENQIHGTIPSGIQNLIGLTRLVFDANLLQGSIPTVIGNLYKLQEIYIGANQLTNEIPSSLGNLNLLTHIYLADNNFYGEIPRTLSNCLSLTLSLNNLSGSIPQELASLSSIWSIDLSHNAFTGYIPVENGSLINLSKLDLFHNRLYGPIPKALSSCVVLERLYLRNNSLGGEIPTGLVSLQGLQELDLSQNNLSGSIPSFLGDMLNLKSLNLSFNKFQGEVPTQGVFLNKTAISLEGNDHLCGGIGFLKIPPCKSTNFKKKHASPLLKILISALGTGTICVILWASIYKLVYRRRISQQEEQNSVLSVPDSFLRLSYADLLKATDGFSATNLLGCGRFGSVYRGILILEDKQMLVAVKVFNLEVKGASKSFITECKATKGIRHRNLVKILSVCESTNFQGIDFMAVVYELMCGGSLEEWLHKDDTQEESGAQSKNNKNLSITQRLNIVIDIASAVEYLHCGNEYVIIHGDLKPSNILLDENVTAHVGDFGLTKVMSSIFPAHEGSSSSMAIKGTIGYIPPEYGTTNNMTIQGDVYSFGILVLEMFTNIRPTDDASLNGRSSLHHLVSQDMSYIMNQIFVHELDTNNSRTRDCVTCVLEIGVACSLEFPKHRMMMSDVVRDLNKIQKAYLAG is encoded by the exons ATGGAAAAGCTAGTTTTCATCAATTATGTATATTCCATGGTGTTATGCCTTTTGTTCTTGTACATTGGCACTGCTCCTGCGACTTACACGAACAATGAAACGGATTTTTCGGCTCTGTTGGCTTTCAAGAATCGCATTGATGATGATCCATTGGGGAGTATAAGATCGTGGAACGAAACCGAGCATTTTTGTGATTGGGAAGGGATTTTGTGCAGCACAAGACATCGAGGCCGAGTTGTCTCCATCAACTTGATGTCCCGAGCCCTCGTGGGATCCCTTTCACCCCATCTAGGTAATCTTTCTTTTCTTAGAGAGTTTGTTCTGCAAAACAACAGCTTTTACGGCGAGATACCGGAAGAATTTGGCCGCTTGAGGCGGCTGGAACTAGTTGAATTTAGTAACAACTCTTTCAGTGGTGAGATACCAAGAAACCTGTCCAAAT GCAACGATTTTGTTGGAAATGTTCCGGTTTCGCTCTCGAATGCTTCCTTTCTTGAACGTTTATACTTGTCTTCCAGTAAGTTGACTGGGAAAGTGCTGATAGATTTCAAACGCCTTTCGGCCCTTCAAGTGCTTCTACTTTATCAAACTAGTTTGGAGGGTGATATTAGCTTCATATCATCTTTGACAAATTGTACGAATCTTGAAGTTATAGATGTTGGTGGTAGTCTTTTCAGTGGTTCATTGCCAGACTCCATTGATAATTTGTCAAGTAAGCTTAGCTTGTTTAATATAGGAGAGAATCAAATCCATGGAACCATTCCTTCAGGTATTCAAAATCTCATCGGTCTTACTCGACTTGTTTTCGATGCCAATCTTCTCCAAGGTTCCATCCCTACGGTGATTGGAAACCTATATAAGTTGCAAGAAATTTACATAGGGGCTAACCAACTAACTAATGAGATACCGTCTTCTCTGGGTAACTTAAATTTGCTAACGCATATTTACTTAGCGGACAACAACTTCTATGGCGAAATCCCAAGAACTTTGAGTAATTGCCTGAGCTTAACCCTTTCTTTGAACAATCTCAGTGGCTCAATACCTCAAGAACTTGCTAGCCTTTCATCCATTTGGTCCATTGATTTGTCCCACAATGCCTTTACCGGTTATATTCCAGTGGAAAATGGCTCCCTCATTAACCTTAGTAAGTTGGACTTGTTTCACAATAGATTGTACGGACCGATACCAAAAGCTTTGAGCAGCTGCGTCGTGCTAGAACGCCTTTATCTGAGAAACAATTCTCTTGGAGGGGAGATACCTACTGGGCTTGTTTCTTTGCAGGGATTACAAGAATTAGATCTTTCACAGAATAACTTGTCAGGTTCCATCCCAAGTTTTCTAGGAGATATGTTGAACCTAAAGAGTTTGAATCTGTCCTTCAATAAGTTTCAAGGGGAAGTGCCAACACAAGGAGTTTTTCTGAACAAAACCGCAATTTCGCTAGAAGGAAATGACCACCTGTGTGGAGGGATTGGTTTTTTAAAGATTCCTCCTTGCAAATCTACAAATTTCAAGAAGAAACACGCATCACCTCTCTTGAAAATCTTGATCTCTGCATTAGGCACAGGAACCATATGTGTCATACTCTGGGCATCCATCTACAAACTCGTGTACAGAAGACGGATATCACAACAAGAAGAGCAGAATTCGGTGCTATCAGTTCCAGACTCATTTTTAAGGCTATCTTATGCAGATCTCTTAAAAGCCACAGATGGATTTTCCGCAACTAATTTACTCGGTTGTGGAAGATTTGGCTCTGTTTACAGAGGAATTCTCATTCTCGAAGACAAACAAATGCTGGTGGCAGTAAAGGTTTTCAATCTTGAAGTCAAAGGTGCTTCGAAAAGCTTCATTACAGAATGCAAAGCAACAAAAGGGATCAGACATAGGAACCTTGTAAAAATATTGAGTGTATGTGAAAGCACCAACTTCCAAGGCATTGATTTTATGGCAGTGGTGTATGAACTTATGTGCGGCGGAAGCTTGGAGGAATGGCTGCACAAAGATGATACACAAGAAGAAAGTGGAGCGCAGAGCAAAAACAACAAGAATCTTAGCATAACTCAAAGATTGAATATTGTTATTGATATTGCATCTGCCGTGGAATATTTACATTGCGGAAATGAATACGTCATCATTCACGGTGATTTGAAGCCGAGTAACATTTTATTGGATGAAAACGTAACCGCCCATGTTGGGGACTTTGGATTGACAAAAGTGATGTCGAGCATATTTCCAGCACATGAAGGAAGCAGCAGCTCAATGGCAATCAAGGGTACCATTGGCTATATTCCACCAG AGTATGGAACGACCAACAATATGACGATACAAGGGGATGTGTATAGCTTCGGGATTCTTGTGCTGGAGATGTTCACCAACATAAGACCGACCGATGACGCATCACTTAATGGTCGATCGAGCCTTCACCATTTAGTTAGCCAAGACATGAGTTATATTATGAATCAAATCTTTGTGCATGAATTAGATACAAATAATAGCAGGACAAGGGACTGCGTGACCTGTGTCCTTGAAATTGGAGTGGCGTGTTCCTTGGAATTCCCGAAACATCGGATGATGATGTCTGATGTTGTTAGAGACTTGAATAAGATTCAAAAGGCTTATTTGGCTGGATGA